Proteins encoded together in one Aminipila butyrica window:
- a CDS encoding amidohydrolase family protein — protein MLDLLIRGGKYPDYRENKFVQADLGIRDGKVVQIGSITEPAQQEISAENRIVSPGFLDIHMHEENFQEEGDQFVIAEMMVKMGVTTCLGGNCGVQYQDLALFKDTIQRLGGAPVNYLMLAGYNAYRKKLGVNTYAKATGEQQEKLLEQMKAQLAEGAYGFSFGIEYDPGMDEEEIMHLLSHFEDKNLFVSAHYRSDATEAIAAIQEMVDIAERSQMKFQISHLSSCSATGQMTEALALINREIERNPKLNFDTYPYCAFSTEIGSAVFDEGCFETWGKSYDCVLITDGEYQNQYCDKEIFEKVRKEQPQMLVVAFVMNEEEIAEAIANPTGMIASDGIISHGKGHPRAAGTFPRLLGKYVRQEKVLSLLDALRKITLEPAKRLDLHGKGQIFLGCDADLTIFDPDTILDKADFSQLDLAPEGIDYVIVNGQIAVEHAQLKNGKSGRFISYNRAED, from the coding sequence ATGTTGGATTTATTAATTCGGGGAGGGAAATATCCCGACTATAGAGAAAACAAGTTTGTACAGGCAGACTTGGGCATCCGGGATGGAAAAGTTGTGCAGATTGGTTCTATTACAGAGCCTGCCCAGCAGGAAATTTCTGCGGAGAATCGTATCGTCTCACCGGGTTTTCTGGATATTCACATGCATGAAGAGAACTTTCAGGAAGAAGGGGATCAATTTGTGATTGCAGAGATGATGGTCAAGATGGGGGTTACCACTTGTCTGGGAGGAAACTGCGGCGTGCAGTATCAAGATCTGGCCCTCTTTAAAGATACCATCCAGCGGCTAGGAGGCGCTCCAGTAAATTACTTGATGCTGGCAGGATATAACGCCTATCGGAAAAAGTTAGGTGTGAATACATATGCAAAGGCAACTGGGGAGCAGCAGGAAAAACTGTTAGAACAGATGAAGGCGCAACTGGCAGAAGGGGCCTATGGTTTCTCTTTTGGCATTGAATATGATCCAGGTATGGACGAAGAAGAAATCATGCACCTGTTGAGTCACTTTGAGGACAAGAACCTGTTTGTCTCCGCTCATTATCGCTCTGATGCCACCGAGGCTATTGCTGCGATACAAGAGATGGTGGACATTGCAGAACGTTCTCAGATGAAGTTTCAGATTTCTCATTTGAGCAGTTGCTCCGCTACCGGACAGATGACGGAAGCCTTGGCGTTGATAAACCGAGAGATAGAACGAAACCCTAAGCTAAATTTTGATACCTACCCTTATTGTGCTTTCTCCACAGAGATTGGCTCGGCGGTCTTTGACGAGGGCTGCTTTGAGACTTGGGGCAAGTCCTATGACTGTGTATTGATTACAGACGGAGAATACCAAAATCAATATTGTGATAAAGAAATCTTTGAAAAGGTTCGCAAGGAGCAGCCCCAGATGCTGGTCGTAGCCTTTGTCATGAATGAAGAAGAAATCGCTGAGGCTATTGCCAATCCCACGGGGATGATTGCCAGCGATGGCATCATCAGTCACGGAAAAGGTCATCCTCGGGCGGCAGGGACCTTCCCACGCCTTCTGGGGAAATACGTTCGGCAAGAAAAGGTCCTATCGCTTCTAGATGCCTTACGGAAGATTACTTTGGAGCCAGCCAAGCGGCTGGACCTTCACGGAAAAGGCCAGATTTTCTTAGGCTGTGATGCGGATTTAACGATATTTGATCCAGATACCATCTTGGACAAGGCAGACTTTTCCCAACTGGATCTAGCACCGGAGGGTATCGATTATGTTATTGTAAATGGTCAGATTGCTGTAGAGCATGCTCAACTAAAAAACGGCAAGTCCGGTCGGTTCATCTCATACAATAGAGCAGAAGATTAA
- a CDS encoding YfcC family protein has translation MGNQQSAENLDSKKEKKKGINTFVLLFGVLIAMAILSYILPAGQYERHEVDGRNVVIEGTYHIIDRTPVDAFHLFTAIHEGLVEAAPIVFYVIIIGGMINVMNATGALNGLLSTTAEKLAKQRLAFIAILMLLFALGGAFIGMAEESLMYIPIIIPFALALGFDAFTGCAIVLMGMSIGFTSAVMNPFTIGLAQGIAELPLFSGLHLRLALFVVFYMACVGFVYHHANQVAKDPSKGIWGDRRYEGVAIIDKPHFTTRHKLILLAFVGAIACLVVGVLKYGFYMGEYSGVFIIVSIIFAIIGKMSSHEYIDKFMEGAQGILSGALICGFARGIVVVLTNGNIIDTILNGAATILEQTSSAVCAAGMFVVQALIHLLVPSGSGQAMLTMPIMVPLADLLGVTRQTACLIFTLADGIGNTILPTSGYFMAALAVAGLSWGQWAKKIWPFVLAEYVISIVVVVLANMAGYGPF, from the coding sequence ATGGGAAACCAACAATCCGCAGAGAATTTAGACTCTAAAAAAGAAAAGAAAAAAGGAATTAATACATTTGTTTTATTATTTGGCGTACTTATCGCCATGGCCATTTTATCGTATATCCTTCCGGCTGGCCAATATGAGCGGCACGAGGTAGATGGCAGAAATGTGGTTATAGAGGGTACTTATCACATTATAGACCGGACTCCGGTTGATGCCTTTCACTTATTTACAGCGATTCATGAAGGCTTGGTAGAAGCGGCACCTATCGTCTTCTACGTTATCATTATCGGTGGTATGATTAACGTGATGAACGCCACAGGTGCTCTAAACGGACTGTTGTCCACCACGGCAGAAAAGCTGGCGAAACAAAGACTGGCCTTTATTGCTATTCTGATGCTCCTGTTCGCCTTAGGTGGTGCCTTTATCGGTATGGCTGAAGAAAGTCTGATGTATATACCGATTATTATTCCGTTTGCGCTGGCATTAGGCTTTGACGCCTTTACAGGCTGCGCTATCGTGCTTATGGGTATGTCCATTGGGTTTACGTCAGCAGTTATGAATCCCTTTACCATCGGTTTGGCTCAAGGGATTGCGGAGCTGCCGTTATTCTCTGGTCTGCATTTAAGACTAGCCCTTTTCGTTGTGTTTTACATGGCTTGTGTCGGTTTTGTTTATCACCACGCTAATCAGGTTGCCAAAGACCCGTCCAAGGGCATCTGGGGTGACCGGAGATATGAGGGCGTGGCCATCATTGACAAACCGCACTTTACCACTCGTCACAAGTTGATTCTATTGGCTTTCGTAGGTGCCATTGCCTGTCTGGTCGTGGGCGTTTTGAAGTATGGCTTCTATATGGGCGAGTATTCTGGTGTATTTATTATCGTATCTATCATCTTTGCCATCATTGGTAAGATGTCTTCTCACGAATATATTGATAAATTCATGGAAGGTGCGCAGGGCATTCTGTCCGGAGCGCTAATCTGTGGTTTTGCTAGAGGTATTGTAGTTGTTCTTACCAACGGAAACATCATTGACACCATCCTAAACGGTGCTGCAACCATTTTGGAACAGACCTCCTCCGCTGTGTGCGCGGCCGGTATGTTCGTCGTTCAGGCTTTAATCCATCTGCTGGTACCTTCCGGCAGCGGCCAGGCGATGTTGACTATGCCAATCATGGTGCCGCTGGCAGACCTGCTAGGCGTAACCAGACAGACTGCTTGCTTGATCTTTACATTGGCAGACGGTATCGGAAACACGATTTTGCCGACTTCCGGGTATTTTATGGCCGCTCTGGCTGTAGCCGGTCTGTCTTGGGGACAGTGGGCTAAGAAAATCTGGCCCTTCGTCCTGGCTGAATATGTGATTTCTATAGTAGTAGTAGTTCTGGCCAATATGGCAGGCTACGGACCGTTCTAA
- a CDS encoding M20 family metallopeptidase, translating into MSLYESLKKQAYVNVENYESLCRELNDFLADNPEISGQEFQSSQKLVDLLREQGYQVEYPFAGYETAFKAVYGKSGHSRKIAILTEYDALPGIGHACGHCTSAAISLLTGLSLKDLQDQLDADIHIIGTPIEETDGAKCTMVKGGVFDGYDMAMMVHLYGENLLAPKLQALDSYMYTFHGKPAHASAAPWDGKNALNGVQLMLHAVDMLRQHVKPDVRMHAVVRDGGLAPNIVPETSSLEIYIRSMNRAYLNELAQKIDDCAKGAAIATQTTFDKEATAEAYDNLKANATGDAVLAETYEELGLEIGDTEKIFGSSDAGNVSMVCPTFHPILQIADPEVAIHTRAFADMVKSPRAHKGIHIGAKILILQALKIFTDSEKLAAMKADFEK; encoded by the coding sequence ATGAGTTTATATGAGAGTTTGAAGAAACAAGCTTATGTAAATGTAGAAAACTATGAAAGTTTGTGCAGAGAATTAAATGATTTTCTGGCTGACAATCCGGAGATTTCCGGGCAGGAGTTTCAATCTTCCCAAAAGCTGGTAGATTTACTGAGGGAACAGGGCTATCAGGTAGAATACCCCTTTGCCGGATACGAAACAGCTTTTAAAGCTGTCTACGGAAAGAGCGGTCACAGCCGCAAAATCGCTATCTTAACCGAATATGATGCTTTACCAGGGATTGGACACGCTTGCGGACATTGTACCAGTGCTGCTATCAGCCTATTGACCGGACTGAGCTTAAAAGATCTTCAAGACCAGCTGGATGCAGACATTCACATCATTGGGACACCCATTGAAGAGACCGACGGGGCCAAGTGCACCATGGTCAAGGGGGGCGTCTTTGATGGCTACGACATGGCTATGATGGTGCATTTATATGGCGAAAACTTACTGGCACCTAAGCTGCAAGCACTAGACTCGTATATGTATACCTTCCACGGGAAGCCAGCTCATGCCTCAGCGGCACCATGGGATGGTAAGAACGCCCTCAATGGCGTTCAGCTCATGCTACACGCTGTGGATATGCTGCGGCAGCATGTAAAGCCCGATGTGCGGATGCACGCCGTAGTTCGGGACGGAGGCCTGGCGCCTAACATTGTACCGGAGACTTCCTCCCTGGAAATCTACATCCGTTCTATGAATCGGGCTTATCTCAATGAATTAGCACAGAAGATTGATGATTGTGCGAAGGGAGCAGCTATTGCTACGCAGACAACCTTTGATAAAGAAGCCACGGCTGAGGCTTATGATAATCTGAAAGCGAATGCCACGGGGGATGCTGTACTGGCAGAGACTTATGAGGAGCTGGGATTAGAGATTGGAGACACGGAAAAAATCTTTGGTTCTTCCGATGCAGGAAATGTGAGCATGGTTTGTCCGACCTTCCATCCGATTTTGCAGATTGCTGATCCGGAGGTAGCCATTCATACCCGAGCTTTTGCAGATATGGTTAAGAGCCCTCGAGCGCATAAAGGTATCCATATTGGAGCTAAAATTTTGATTTTACAGGCATTAAAAATCTTTACAGATTCGGAAAAGCTTGCAGCCATGAAGGCGGATTTCGAGAAATAA
- a CDS encoding PTS sugar transporter subunit IIC/EAL domain-containing protein produces the protein MKDICRKICLKIGEAEVFQGIRSGLILLIPVLLAGSFSLLLTSLPMDSYQRFIRNAGSGALLEFFDSIYQATFGLLSLYMVLSISCCLSRMKDMKDTAAGVMLTCLVCFVLMSGAGLDQPGLLLDCLGVNGMFTAIFTAVGGTYLYIFFKKKIHARLRFVAEGADITFNDTITSIFPLLAVVTCFAFFHLLLVHLVQVDSFHILITSGVNRLFFHMGRSFASAFLFVFMTTLLWFFGIHGSDALETVSTALFKPAIQENIQQVLLGQVPTEIYSKTFFDVFVFMGGCGSSICLLLAIFLFANRKRNKNLAKIAAFPMIFNMNELMLFGLPVVFNPLMLVPFLATPLVSFLLAYAAMSSGWLPVASVQVEWTTPILLGGYLATGSLKGSVIQLLSIFLGTLIYRPFVRAYDKAMLADSRRNLEILTSLLKKSQDDNLPVTLTELADARGTLARYLSSSLKSTIRKDDICMYYQPQHDHKGVCIGVEALLRWKHPLFGMIYPPLAIKLAEENQLLEELEQCIFQTVARDLKDLLLQRVPSCTVSINISAQTVQKQSFILFLRQFTKEHGIQKNRICIEITEQDTIRINESLQNILAEIHRLGYLLAIDDFSMGSTSVKYLQNNLFDLVKLDGSLVQQIDTNSRSRDIVASIVYLAKALEISVLAEYVEDREKQQELERLGCFKYQGYLYSPAIPVGELKDYLNKAPMK, from the coding sequence ATGAAGGATATTTGTAGAAAAATTTGCCTAAAGATAGGAGAAGCAGAGGTTTTTCAAGGTATCCGCAGCGGCCTGATTCTGCTGATTCCGGTATTGCTTGCTGGTTCTTTTTCCCTCTTACTGACCTCGCTGCCCATGGATTCCTATCAACGGTTTATACGGAATGCTGGCTCTGGTGCTTTACTTGAGTTTTTTGACAGCATTTATCAGGCTACCTTTGGTCTACTTTCCCTGTACATGGTTCTGTCCATTAGCTGCTGTTTAAGCCGCATGAAGGATATGAAAGATACTGCTGCAGGGGTTATGTTGACCTGCTTGGTGTGCTTTGTTCTCATGAGCGGAGCTGGGTTAGATCAGCCGGGACTGTTGCTGGATTGCCTTGGGGTTAACGGTATGTTCACAGCTATCTTCACAGCAGTGGGGGGCACTTATCTATACATATTCTTTAAGAAAAAAATACATGCTAGGCTTCGGTTTGTGGCGGAAGGGGCGGATATAACCTTCAACGACACCATCACCTCCATTTTTCCGCTATTGGCTGTAGTGACTTGTTTTGCTTTTTTTCATCTGCTGCTAGTCCATCTGGTTCAGGTGGATAGCTTTCACATCCTCATAACTAGTGGGGTTAACAGGCTCTTCTTTCACATGGGCAGATCTTTTGCCAGTGCTTTTCTCTTTGTTTTTATGACTACTTTATTGTGGTTTTTCGGTATTCATGGCAGCGATGCCCTGGAAACAGTCAGTACGGCTTTGTTTAAGCCTGCCATTCAAGAAAATATTCAGCAGGTTCTGTTGGGCCAGGTGCCTACCGAAATCTATTCCAAGACTTTTTTCGATGTGTTCGTCTTTATGGGTGGTTGTGGTTCCAGTATCTGCCTGTTGTTAGCCATCTTCTTGTTTGCCAATCGAAAAAGAAATAAGAATCTGGCTAAAATTGCAGCTTTTCCGATGATTTTTAATATGAATGAATTAATGCTGTTCGGGCTTCCAGTAGTCTTCAATCCACTGATGCTGGTGCCTTTTCTCGCGACTCCGCTGGTTTCTTTTCTTCTAGCCTATGCCGCCATGAGCAGCGGCTGGCTGCCTGTGGCTTCCGTCCAGGTGGAATGGACAACCCCCATCTTGTTAGGCGGCTACTTGGCCACTGGTTCTCTAAAAGGCAGTGTGATTCAGTTGCTGAGCATTTTTTTAGGCACGCTGATCTATCGTCCTTTTGTTCGTGCCTACGACAAAGCGATGCTGGCCGATAGCCGTAGAAATTTAGAGATATTGACTAGCTTGCTAAAGAAAAGTCAGGACGATAATCTGCCGGTGACGTTGACTGAATTAGCTGACGCGAGGGGGACTCTGGCTCGGTATCTATCATCTAGCTTAAAATCCACTATCCGCAAGGATGATATCTGTATGTATTACCAGCCCCAGCATGATCATAAAGGGGTATGCATTGGCGTGGAAGCACTGCTTCGGTGGAAGCATCCGTTGTTTGGCATGATCTACCCACCTCTTGCCATTAAGCTGGCAGAGGAAAATCAGCTGCTGGAGGAGCTGGAACAATGCATTTTTCAGACGGTAGCTCGAGACCTAAAAGACCTGCTGCTTCAGCGGGTGCCATCTTGTACGGTCAGCATCAACATTTCCGCCCAGACCGTACAGAAGCAGTCTTTTATTCTTTTCCTGCGACAATTTACCAAAGAACATGGCATTCAAAAAAACCGCATTTGCATTGAAATTACTGAACAAGATACGATTCGAATCAATGAAAGTCTGCAAAATATCTTAGCAGAGATTCACAGATTGGGTTATCTTCTAGCCATAGATGACTTCTCCATGGGCTCTACCTCGGTGAAGTATTTACAAAATAATCTTTTTGACTTGGTGAAGCTGGACGGAAGTCTAGTGCAGCAAATTGATACTAACAGCCGGAGCAGGGATATTGTGGCCTCTATTGTCTATTTAGCTAAGGCCTTAGAAATATCTGTGTTGGCGGAGTATGTGGAGGACCGAGAGAAGCAGCAGGAGCTGGAACGTTTGGGTTGCTTTAAGTATCAGGGCTATTTGTATAGTCCGGCTATCCCAGTAGGGGAATTAAAAGATTATCTAAACAAGGCTCCGATGAAATAA
- a CDS encoding 4Fe-4S binding protein has protein sequence MDNIREMNRISGSANQSVQKWISAILALLPGSNCGGHGGCGLKSCQECAESIAQGAAVALCPACSQEAVDAIAGIVGTESMPVVERIAYIRCSGDAAGKKRLSGEDSCQQAREKGFLNSECSYGCIGLGSCVERCTFDAMSVEDGQVKIDREKCNGCGACIDLCPQQVILLVPREATNFIPCASENDEETTRKLCGSGCIGCGDCQEVCPQDAISMVNNCAVIDYDKCVGCVACTVKCRKKIIVDELHDLRKLKETVAFVRCRGGKKAQAKFKALGVETCTNAEKIRSRAMGLCQVGCIGLGECVEVCRYDAIAVVDGTAQVDPEKCVGCLDCVAVCPSKLIVEVPYGGSKQVACASTWDWEEKLQVCGSGCIGCGDCAANCPNGAITMENKRAVVDSQLCENCKICSYLCSRTALVELEVPEETYLQRRAMGI, from the coding sequence ATGGATAACATTCGGGAAATGAATCGTATTTCTGGGTCAGCCAACCAATCGGTCCAGAAGTGGATTAGCGCAATCCTGGCTCTTTTGCCGGGGAGTAATTGTGGTGGACATGGGGGCTGCGGACTGAAAAGCTGTCAGGAATGTGCGGAATCCATCGCACAGGGGGCTGCCGTGGCACTTTGCCCAGCTTGTTCTCAAGAAGCGGTGGACGCTATTGCCGGCATTGTGGGGACAGAGTCTATGCCTGTGGTGGAACGGATAGCTTACATTCGCTGTAGCGGTGATGCGGCTGGAAAAAAGCGGTTGTCCGGTGAAGACAGCTGTCAACAGGCTAGAGAAAAGGGCTTTCTAAACAGCGAATGCAGTTATGGCTGTATTGGCTTGGGCTCCTGTGTAGAGCGATGTACTTTTGATGCGATGAGTGTGGAAGATGGCCAGGTGAAAATTGATCGAGAAAAATGCAATGGCTGTGGCGCTTGTATAGATTTGTGTCCTCAGCAAGTTATCCTTCTGGTTCCCAGGGAAGCCACCAACTTCATTCCTTGTGCTTCGGAAAACGATGAGGAAACCACCAGAAAGCTCTGCGGCAGCGGTTGCATCGGCTGCGGCGATTGTCAGGAGGTCTGTCCTCAGGATGCTATTTCTATGGTTAATAATTGTGCAGTTATCGACTATGACAAGTGTGTGGGTTGTGTGGCTTGTACGGTTAAGTGCCGCAAGAAGATTATCGTAGATGAGCTTCACGACTTACGAAAGCTGAAAGAGACAGTGGCTTTTGTGCGCTGCCGGGGTGGGAAGAAGGCTCAGGCAAAGTTCAAGGCTTTGGGCGTAGAGACCTGCACTAATGCAGAAAAGATTAGAAGTCGGGCGATGGGATTGTGTCAGGTAGGCTGCATCGGATTAGGGGAATGTGTGGAGGTCTGCCGATATGATGCCATCGCGGTGGTGGATGGAACAGCACAGGTGGACCCGGAGAAGTGTGTGGGTTGCTTAGATTGTGTGGCAGTCTGTCCAAGCAAATTAATAGTAGAAGTTCCTTACGGAGGCAGTAAGCAGGTGGCCTGTGCTTCTACATGGGACTGGGAGGAAAAGCTTCAGGTCTGTGGAAGCGGCTGTATTGGCTGTGGCGACTGCGCAGCTAATTGTCCAAACGGAGCTATCACCATGGAAAACAAGCGGGCGGTGGTAGATAGCCAGCTATGCGAGAATTGCAAGATCTGCTCCTATCTATGCTCTAGAACGGCGTTGGTAGAGCTGGAGGTGCCGGAAGAGACCTACTTGCAGCGGCGGGCCATGGGTATATAA
- the nifJ gene encoding pyruvate:ferredoxin (flavodoxin) oxidoreductase: protein MRMLKTMDGNTAAAHVAYAFSEVAAIYPITPSSVMAENIDEWAAGGRKNIFGEEVKVLEMQSEAGAAGAVHGSLMAGAYTSTFTASQGLLLMIPNMYKLAGEETPAVLHVAARALASHALSIFGDHSDVMSCRSTGFAMLAAANPQEVMDLAAVAHLSAIAGKVPMLHFFDGFRTSHEQQKIEVWDYDQLSSMVDWQAVAEFRRRANHPLHPHSQGSAEQPETFFQHREASNKRYEDTVGIVEAYMNQINETLATDYKPFNYYGAPDATEVIVAMGSVCDAIEEVVDYLNRRGKKVGLVKVRLYRPFSPSHLRQVLPETVKSIAVLDRTKEPGAIGEPLYLDVAAGLRDTVFEKALLVGGRYGLGSKDTQPGDLIAVYENLWSAEPKKQFTISIEDDVTHLSLPVSGNPDTTAEGTVSCKFWGLGADGTVGANKNSIKIIGDYTDKKVQAYFQYDSKKSGGLTISHLRFGDHQIKSTYYVKQADFVACHNPSYMKKYDIVQDVKPGGFFLLNCAWSDQELEEHLPGGAKRYMAKNKVQFYTCDAVELAMGIGLGARRINTVLQAAFFKLANIIPIEDAVTYMKEAIKKTYGAKGDKIVNMNLQAVDAGVKNIHRVEIPESWLQAVDKEDEIQVQGRDSAHTAYIRDILIPTNAMKGDSLPVSAFVETASGFIPAGTAAFEKRGIAVEIPNWLPENCMQCNWCSYSCPHGVIRPFVLTEEEAEIAGAKHIKLKGGEEKLFSIAISAQDCTGCGSCASVCPARIKALEMIPAEEGMGEAQQVFDCVSKQAEEKTNLFKEDTVKGTQFKKPLLEFSGACPGCGESPYAKLITQLYGERMFIANATGCSSIWGCSAPSTPYTVNRQGRGPAWGNSLFEDNAEFGLGIAISMKARRQAMKSAVTRLAEEPEFKEAAWHWIQGMEEAKTAQEAGDVLLKLCQSQPDRTEAKYVLDNSDMLPKPSIWMFGGDGWAYDIGYGGLDHVIASGENVNIFVFDTEVYSNTGGQASKATPVGAIAQFAANGKAIRKKNLAQMAMSYGYVYVAQVAMGANPDQTLKAIREAENYDGPSLIIAYAPCINHGVKAGMNNAMLEMKKAVRSGYWNLLRYNPALVAARKNPLSVDSPVPTESYKDFLMGEVRYNSLALKFPERASSLFDEAEDIADQRYKDLIRQQKSLEPQEGGSY, encoded by the coding sequence ATGAGAATGTTAAAAACCATGGACGGAAACACGGCAGCAGCTCATGTGGCTTACGCCTTTTCAGAAGTTGCGGCCATTTATCCGATTACGCCTTCGTCGGTTATGGCAGAAAATATAGACGAATGGGCTGCAGGAGGCCGCAAAAATATCTTTGGCGAAGAGGTCAAGGTCCTGGAGATGCAGTCAGAAGCCGGGGCGGCAGGAGCTGTCCACGGTTCCCTTATGGCAGGGGCCTATACCAGTACGTTTACGGCCTCTCAGGGGTTGTTGCTGATGATTCCCAATATGTATAAGTTGGCAGGTGAGGAGACGCCTGCGGTGCTTCACGTGGCAGCCAGAGCGCTGGCGTCCCATGCATTATCCATTTTTGGCGACCATTCCGACGTAATGAGTTGCCGTTCTACTGGCTTTGCCATGTTGGCAGCGGCCAATCCTCAGGAAGTCATGGACTTAGCTGCAGTAGCGCACCTGTCGGCCATCGCCGGCAAAGTCCCTATGCTGCACTTTTTTGATGGGTTTCGAACCAGTCATGAACAGCAGAAGATTGAGGTGTGGGATTACGACCAGCTGAGTTCTATGGTGGACTGGCAGGCTGTAGCTGAATTCCGGCGCAGAGCCAATCATCCATTACATCCCCACAGCCAAGGCTCCGCTGAGCAGCCGGAAACCTTTTTCCAGCACCGGGAAGCCAGCAATAAGCGGTATGAAGATACGGTGGGCATTGTGGAAGCTTATATGAATCAGATCAATGAAACACTAGCTACCGATTACAAGCCGTTCAATTACTATGGGGCACCGGATGCAACGGAGGTTATCGTAGCTATGGGATCCGTCTGCGACGCCATTGAAGAGGTGGTGGATTACCTGAATCGCCGAGGCAAAAAGGTGGGCTTGGTAAAAGTACGCTTGTATCGCCCGTTTTCGCCTTCACATCTGCGCCAAGTGCTGCCGGAGACCGTCAAGAGCATAGCTGTGCTGGACCGAACAAAGGAGCCGGGAGCCATTGGCGAGCCTCTTTACTTAGATGTGGCGGCAGGTCTGCGGGATACAGTCTTTGAAAAAGCCTTGCTGGTAGGCGGTCGGTATGGGTTGGGATCCAAAGACACCCAGCCGGGAGACCTGATTGCCGTATACGAAAACTTGTGGTCCGCTGAGCCGAAAAAACAGTTCACCATTTCTATAGAAGATGATGTGACCCATTTATCTTTACCCGTTTCCGGCAATCCCGATACGACGGCAGAAGGCACCGTATCCTGCAAGTTTTGGGGACTGGGAGCTGACGGTACCGTAGGTGCCAATAAGAACAGCATCAAGATTATCGGTGATTACACAGATAAGAAGGTACAGGCCTACTTCCAGTATGACTCCAAGAAATCCGGGGGACTGACTATCAGCCATTTGCGGTTCGGAGACCATCAGATTAAATCCACCTATTACGTAAAACAAGCAGATTTTGTGGCCTGCCACAATCCATCTTACATGAAAAAATACGACATCGTTCAGGACGTCAAACCGGGAGGCTTCTTCCTGCTAAACTGTGCCTGGAGTGATCAAGAGCTGGAAGAACATCTTCCTGGAGGGGCTAAACGGTATATGGCAAAGAACAAGGTCCAGTTCTATACCTGTGATGCCGTGGAGTTGGCTATGGGTATTGGCTTGGGAGCTAGACGAATTAATACCGTTCTTCAGGCGGCCTTCTTCAAACTGGCAAACATTATCCCTATTGAAGATGCAGTAACGTATATGAAAGAAGCCATCAAGAAGACTTATGGGGCAAAGGGAGATAAAATTGTCAATATGAATCTTCAGGCTGTGGACGCGGGCGTGAAAAACATTCATCGGGTAGAAATCCCAGAATCTTGGCTACAGGCCGTGGATAAAGAGGATGAAATCCAGGTACAGGGTCGTGATTCCGCTCATACTGCCTACATACGGGACATCCTGATTCCTACCAACGCCATGAAAGGAGACTCCCTGCCGGTGTCTGCCTTTGTAGAGACGGCCTCTGGTTTTATTCCAGCGGGGACTGCCGCTTTTGAAAAGCGGGGGATTGCGGTAGAGATTCCAAATTGGCTGCCGGAAAACTGCATGCAGTGCAATTGGTGCTCTTACTCCTGCCCACACGGTGTCATCCGTCCCTTTGTTCTGACAGAGGAAGAGGCAGAAATAGCCGGAGCTAAACATATCAAGCTGAAAGGCGGGGAAGAGAAGCTGTTTTCGATAGCTATATCTGCCCAGGACTGCACTGGCTGCGGCTCCTGTGCTAGCGTCTGTCCGGCTCGTATAAAGGCCCTGGAAATGATTCCAGCAGAGGAAGGCATGGGAGAAGCTCAGCAGGTATTTGATTGTGTGTCTAAACAGGCAGAGGAAAAGACAAATCTCTTTAAAGAGGATACGGTCAAAGGAACCCAATTTAAGAAACCTCTTTTGGAGTTCTCAGGAGCCTGTCCGGGCTGCGGAGAATCCCCTTATGCGAAGCTGATTACCCAACTATATGGAGAGCGGATGTTTATTGCTAATGCAACCGGTTGTTCTTCCATCTGGGGGTGCAGCGCTCCTAGTACACCATATACGGTTAACCGTCAAGGCAGAGGACCGGCCTGGGGCAACTCCTTATTTGAAGATAACGCAGAGTTTGGCCTGGGCATTGCTATCTCCATGAAAGCCCGTCGTCAGGCCATGAAATCTGCTGTAACTCGTCTGGCAGAGGAGCCAGAGTTTAAAGAGGCGGCTTGGCACTGGATTCAAGGAATGGAGGAGGCAAAGACGGCCCAGGAAGCTGGAGACGTCCTGCTAAAACTGTGTCAGAGTCAGCCAGACCGGACAGAGGCTAAATACGTCCTTGATAACAGCGACATGCTGCCAAAGCCATCTATCTGGATGTTTGGTGGAGACGGCTGGGCTTATGATATAGGCTACGGCGGCCTGGATCACGTAATCGCTTCTGGGGAAAACGTAAACATCTTTGTCTTCGATACGGAGGTGTATTCCAATACCGGCGGGCAAGCATCTAAAGCTACACCAGTAGGCGCTATCGCTCAATTCGCTGCCAACGGAAAGGCCATTCGCAAGAAGAACTTAGCTCAGATGGCGATGTCCTATGGGTACGTATATGTAGCTCAGGTGGCCATGGGAGCTAACCCGGACCAGACCTTGAAAGCCATTCGGGAGGCGGAAAACTATGATGGACCGTCGCTGATTATTGCCTACGCCCCTTGCATTAACCACGGAGTCAAGGCAGGTATGAACAATGCCATGCTGGAGATGAAAAAGGCTGTTCGCTCTGGGTATTGGAACCTGCTTCGATATAATCCGGCCCTAGTAGCTGCCAGGAAAAACCCACTGTCCGTGGATAGCCCGGTTCCTACAGAAAGCTACAAAGACTTCCTCATGGGTGAAGTCCGCTACAATTCTCTGGCTTTAAAGTTCCCAGAACGGGCTAGCAGCCTGTTCGACGAAGCAGAGGATATCGCCGACCAGCGATATAAGGACTTGATACGCCAGCAGAAAAGTTTGGAGCCGCAAGAAGGAGGGAGCTACTGA